One Trichormus variabilis 0441 genomic window, ACAGTGCTTTCTACCCTAGAGTCACCAGTTAAACTGATTGGTTGACCATCTAAAGAAGTCGCAACATAACGCACGATACTGTTATTAATTGCGCCTGTACTATTGAGAATTTCAATTTTAATCCGCCGTTGTCGATAAACAGAATTAGCCGGAGGGTTAACTACAAAAATATAGGTTCTGCCCGGTTCAATTTGACCACGATTAGGGTCGAGAAGAAAATTATAAACACCAGCCGGATTATTAGTAATGAAATAAGGATTACTGTTCTCAGAATTTGGTCTTAACCCACCAGGGATATTGTTATTGGGAATATCAGGAACTTCTGTGGGTGTGAGAGAAACCAACTGCCCTAATTCTGTACCAGTGGGGTCACTGGGATTAGGTTCATAGACGCTAACAGAAAAACCAGTATAGTCTGGTAATAGCGTTCCTGCACAACCTAAAATCCTGCCTAACGGGTCAACCAAAGGACTAGGATTGACATTAGTCTTAATAGTTAATCCTTGATATCGATTATTACTAGCTCTATCTTGATAAGTGTATGTAGCTTGGTTTGTGATATTGACGACGGGAGTATTTTGCGCGGTCACTGGTGTCGTTATGGTAGTATGCAATAAGCTTCCGAAAAGAAAAGTGGCAGTTAACCTTTGATACCAGTTACTGCGGAAGTAAATTGAAGTTGTTTTACAAGGACGAATCACTGAATTTCTCCCCTCAGAAGCGCCCTGTTATTTATGAATAAAGGCATTTTATTGATACAAATATGAGCCGTCGTCATTGAAATTTGGAACAACGGCTAACTATTAATTAGATGTTTTCTAGTAGTGCTAATTCGTAGTTAAGAATTAGAATTAATTAACGCACCTGGGTTAAATAGGTCGCCTTAACCGTAGTTTTAGCTGCTACTAATGGCAGTTGCAAACGAATGTTTGTATAAGCAGTAGCTGGAGCTGGTTTAATTTCAGCTTTACCGCCAGGGAGGATAACTTTAACTGTGGGGTTCTCAACAAAACTGCGACCGCCATCAATGCTGTAAGTAATTTTGGCTTCTGTATTGGAAATATCAACTGATTTCAGCACATATACCATGCCTTTGGGAATCGGTTGGTTGAGAGTCAAATTTTTGATTGAGCGATCGCTTTTATTTTCGCCATTTAAGGTATAACGCAGCACATCTCCAGGCTGTACTACAGCTTGACCTTGTAATGCTTGCCAAGCAACCTTCTGTTTCCCCTGCTGATCCTTGCTAATAACCTGTTTTTCCGCCCCTAAGCGCAATTGCAACTGTGGTTGATTTTTAATACTTTGAGCAACTACACTTCCTGGTAAGTGATCGATAAATGGTGCGGTAGCAATCAGCGCAAATGCACCCACACCAGCGATAAGAACACCCTTCATGACAAATAACCCCGAAAAACTATTAGATATATGATTCCCATGTTTGTAATCAGGACTTAAGTCCTGACTACAAACTGTGCAGAACTTAGTTAACCTTGCGTCGGAAAGTAAACGTTCTTTGTTGACCTGGTGCTACTTGACCAGTCACACTGTTGACATACCGAGTCACATCAGTGTTGACAGTAGTTCCAGTCTGATCACTACCTGAGGTAGTAGCAGGATTACCATTGAAGAATTGGATAGTACCATTGGGGTCAGTAGCTGAACCAATTATGTTGCTGGTATCAATCTGATTATTTCCATCATTGTCTAATGCCCAGTTATTAGGCGCAGTCACACCATTTTCATTGATGACTACATTGCTGGCGTTCAGGATGATGTTACCGTTACCAGATTGTGGCTCAGAAATGTTGCTGTATTGAATCTGGTACTCAATAATGTTTCCAGGTACAGGACTCTTGTTACTATCACTCAGTTGACCATCAGGCCCAGCTACTGGTTGTCCGTTTTGATCTAGGATTCTGGAGAGTTTCCGCAGTTTCAGGAAGCCAGTATATACACGGTTGATTGTGGTGTTGCGGACGGTTTCTGTACCTAAGCCAGGAGTTCCATCATCCACAAAGGCAGTAATTGGAACTGGGAAACCTCTATCAATATCTGTAGATAATTGAGTGGGATCAGGTAGATCAATTTCCACACCGTAGTTGATGTTTGTTCCTGGTGCGACGTTGGGAATAGTTATGTATTCGCTGGCGAGATCAATAGGGGATTGATCTCCTGTTGTAGCCGGATTGCGATCGCTATCAAAGAGGAACTCAGATCCAGTCCAGACATAGGATCTCGATTCAGAAGCATAAGTAATCGTTACTAATGTACCAACAGGTAAATCAGCATTGTTTCCAGCTGGTGTATTACTTGCCGGTGGGATGGGTACTAAAGAGTAGTTACTAGGAGCGCTACCACTATTTCTGATGGTGTTGGTAAAGGCTACTGGCTGTGGATTTAATGTAGAGTTTGGTTGTGTGCCGAAAGGTACTAAAGAAGATTTGTTAGTAAAGTCGTCATTAGTTCCACCGGAGGGACCAATGGCATTAGGAGCATTGACTGGACCATTGAGAACGGCTGAAGCCACGGGAACTTCTAGCGTGAAGATGTTAGCTTCACCACCTGTACCCACACCAGTGTTATCGTTATTGCCGTCAACTCCTGTTTCTGGGGTAGCTGGACTATCAACGAAACCATCATCGACATCAGCATCAAGTAACCTATCAGGCACACCGTCATTATTGGTATCTGTACCTGGGGGTGGTGTCATGTTGCCCACTTGTCCATCAAAATTGCTGGGGTTTTGGTCTCCAGACTCATCGTATACAGGGAAGTTATTCCCAGGGGTTTGACCAAACAATTGAGCAATGTTGGCAACATTTAAAGATGTACCAGCAAAGTTGGATTCGACTCTTAAATTAATAATAAAATTATTAACGGTTTGATTGGGTGCAACAGATGTAACTGTAGCAGTGTTGTTGATAAAACCAACACGGGTGACTGTACTCAAGTTTGCTGGTGCTGTTGTCGTCCACGCCGCAGCATTAGCATCTGTTGTAATTGGTGATGTCGTATATACGGCTGTCCATCCGTTGGGAGCGCTTACTGATGCCAAATCTGTGCCGGTAGGAATGGCATCGGAAACTAAGATGTGCGGAACATTAGGTATTCCATCAAGATTAATACCTCTACCTTCCAAGGCGGCTGGAGTGATACCCTGTCCTGTAGGGTCATTGCCTTCAACTCGCAAACTCAACCCATAGGTAAGTGTGTCATCTGTAATTGAGTTAGTTGTCCCCCCATTGTTGTAAGCAGTACGTGTCTTGAGAACTGTGGCTAAAGAGTAGGTTTTAACGCCTCCACCTACTTGAACATTAATAGATGTATCACTAGCTTCCCTAGTGCCGTTCACAGGTGCGCCATCTACTTCATCAGTCACACTACCGTTGGGATTATCTACAGTGTAAACGTCACCACCATCAGGACTACGCAAAACGTTTTGAGCATTAGCAGGGGTATTACCTAACTTAACCGTAATAACGTCACCGCTTTGAGCGCCTGGCTGTACAGTAACGGGGACTCTAACTAATACCTGACCGCCGACAGCAATGTTGGGAACAATGGCCTCAGAACCAGTGATGTTAACCCAGGTTACGCCGTTGTCGATACTATATTGCAGATTGTTGAGTGTACCGTTGTTAGGTAATGTCCCGGAAACTGTGGCTGGCCCCGTTGTTGTTGCCAAGTTGGGTATACGGAACTGGGTGGGGTCGTTACCGACGTTGGTGATGGTGTAATTGAAGATTAAGAGATCATTTTCTTCAATCGTACCGCCGTTGTTGTCTACTAAACCTGTGTAGTCTACTGTAATACCTGCCACTTCTGCCACTGTTACAGTTACAGTGTTGGAAGTTGTATTCAGGGGTACATTGGGATTGTTGGGGTCTTCGTAAGTAGCAGTCGCTTCGTTTCTGATAGATGTACCCGCCTTAGTTCCTTCTGCTAGTGCAGGCGTAGTAAATGGGAAAATGCCGCTTGCTAAAAATGCCGTGGCGACTAAAGCACGGTAAATTTTTGACTTTCCAGTCTTGTGAGCCTTTTGGTGGAAATTCATTTGATTTGGTTATTTGGTTGAGTGCTGCCTGATAAATTTCGAGAACAAGTGAATCTAAGATATGCCTGAGATAAGGAAACTATCGGTGTAATTTGTATCGCAGTCACCCGGCGATACGAACTAATCTCAAAGTAATAAAGATTACCCAAATCTTTCTAGTCTAGTTCCTATAAGAAAGTGTGTTTACAGATGTAAACGGAAGTCTTATGTAGGGCGTTAACTGTAACTAGTTCTACTTAAATTTAGTTCTATTGGCTGAATTAGAGTTGAATGATGGCCGCAGAGCGATCGCTCAATAGTAAAAACTTAAGACAATCGCCTCAGATTTTAAAACAGTTAAACTACTGGGATTAAATAATATAAGTTCCCAAAAGCCAGTTTTTTACTTAAGTAATTACGGAAAAACATCTCTGTATTTATAACCAATCAAATGGTCTTAAATTAGTAATATTTTTGACTCAAAAATATAATAACTGCTTTTTCCGGAACATAAGCCCCCGGCAGATACCCGACAAAAATTATCGGGTATGTTTGACTAGTGTTTTTACCCGTGTTACTATCAACGGCAGTTGACGGACAAACAGGGAAAGCTAGTTATATGACGCAGGCAACATCTACACCCACCCAAACAAGCAATGCCACTCTTTCAGCTTTGAAGTGTAAGGAATGTGGCGCAGAATATGAACTGAAGGCTACTCATGTGTGTGAGTACTGCTTTGGGCCGTTGGAAGTGAAGTATGACTACAATGCCTTGCGTCTCTCTGTGACCCGTGAAAAAATCCAAGCTGGGCCAAACTCAATTTGGCGTTATCGCCCCTTCCTACCCGTCACAACTGACAATGTAATTGATGTGGGAACGGGTATGACTCCCCTGGTACGTTCCCATCGTCTTGCCCGTCGCCTGGGTCTAAACAAGCTTTACATCAAAAATGATGCGGTGAATATGCCCACCCTCAGCTTTAAGGATCGGGTGGTGTCCGTCGCCCTTTCTCGCGCTAGAGAGTTGGGATTTACCACAGTTTCTTGTGCTAGCACGGGTAACTTAGCAAATTCTACAGCTGCGATCGCCGCCCATGCCGGTTTAGATTGCTGCGTGTTCATCCCCGCAGACTTAGAAGCAGGGAAAATTCTGGGTAGCTTAATCTACAGTCCTACCCTCATGGCAGTGAAAGGTAACTACGACCAAGTAAATCGCCTCTGCTCGGAAGTGGCTAATACACATGGTTGGGGCTTTGTCAATATCAACTTGCGCCCATACTATTCCGAAGGTTCCAAAACTTTGGGCTTTGAAGTGGCTGAACAACTAGGCTGGGAACTACCTGATCATGTTGTTGCACCTTTGGCTTCTGGTTCATTGTTCACCAAAATCTATAAAGGCTTCCAAGAGTTTGTGGAAGTTGGTTTAGTGGAAGGTAAGAAAGTCCGCTTTAGTGGCGCGCAGGCGGAAGGTTGTTCACCCATTGCTCAAGCCTTTAAAGAAGACAGAGACTTTATTAAACCCGTGAAACCGAATACAATTGCCAAATCAATTGCGATCGGTAATCCAGCAGATGGCGTTTATGCTGTTGATATCGCTAAGAAAACTGGCGGTAATATTGAATCAGTAAATGATGCAGAAATTATCGAAGGCATCAAATTACTGGCAGAAACAGAAGGCATATTTACAGAAACAGCTGGTGGTACAACCGTTGCTGTGCTGAAAAAATTGGTAGAAGCCGGCAAAATTGATCCAGATGAAACTACCGTGGTTTACATTACTGGCAATGGTTTGAAAACCCAAGAAGCTGTACAAGGCTATGTTGGCGAACCTTTGACAATTGATGCCAAGCTCGATAGTTTTGAGCGTGCTTTAGAGCGTTCACGTACCCTCGACCGCTTAGAATGGCAACAAGTCCTCGTTTAGTAATTAGTCAGTGGTCATTAGCAACTAACAACTGACCACTGTCAACTATCAACTGACCAATCATTTATTAACTATGGCTGTAAAAGTTTTAGTCCCCACCGCTCTGCAAAATTTCACAAATAATCAAGCTGCTTTAGAATCTAGTGGTAGCAGTATTGCAGAACTCCTAGATTCTTTAGAAAAAAGCTTTCCCGGTATTAAAGCGCGGTTGTGCGATGACAATGGACAGCCACGGCGTTTTTTGAATTTATACGTCAACAGCGAAGATATCCGCTTTTTAGATGGGACAGCTACACCGTTGAAAGATGGTGATGAAGTCAGTATTGTCCCTGCTGTAGCGGGTGGTTGAGGTTTATCCATACTTTTTCCCCTAATTGTGGGGGAGAAAGTTATATATTATTAATATTAAACTTGAGTAAGTTTTTGTAACCAGTAACTATTATCATCAATGGTGAGGATGATTCTTTCGTAAGATTCATTCTGTAGCTCGATATTTAAATAGCTATCATCTCGATTTACATACCAAAACTCTTTACCTCGTTCAGTATAATAAGTACCCGCTTTGATTATCCCCGGAATAAAGCTACCTGGTGCGCGTAGTTCTTTCCAACTACTTTGAGGTTTAGCGATTGTCACTTGCTTGATATTCGCTAAGGGTATTAGCCAAAGTTTTTGGAACCGAACAGCCAGTAATTGCTCTTGCCATGTAAATTCTAGTCGTAATTTGTCCTCAACTATATTCAACAGCATTTCCACCCCTTCCTGACTATTTTTACTTCTATTGTTATCCCAAGACCTTTGTTTGTGGATATATTCAATGAAATTATTCCCGAATTTTGACTGAATATAAATTGATTAGCCAAACTTGGTAGTTGTAGTAGATAAATAAATTGAAAAATGATTAATAGCAACTTAGAACAGTTTGCCAGTGACAATTACGCGGGTATTTGTCCAGAAGCAATGGACTACATGATTAAAGCTAATCAAGGTAGTGCGCCAGCTTATGGAAATGATGAATGGACACAAAAAGCAGCAGACTATTTTCGAGAACTTTTTGAAATTGATTGCGAAGTATTTTTTACTTTTAACGGTACAGCTGCAAATTCATTATCTTTAGCTGCGCTTTGTCAGTCATATCACAGCGTGATTTGTCATGAGACAGCACATATAGAAACAGATGAATGTGGCGCACCAGAGTTTGCTTCTAATGGTTCTAAGCTGTTACTCGCTAAAGGCGAAAATGGTAAGTTAACACCACAGGAGATAGAGTCTGTAATCACGAAACGGGCTGATATTCATTATCCTAAACCAAAAGTTATTAGTATTACTCAAGCTACAGAATTAGGAACTTTGTATTCTATAGAAGAACTTTTAGCTATTAAAGAAGTTGCCCACAAGTATCAATTAAAAATTCACATGGACGGCGCGCGCTTTGCCAATTCAGTCGCAGCCATGAATAAAAGTCCAGCAGAGATGAGTTGGAAAAGTGGTGTGGATGTATTGTGTTTTTGCGGGACAAAAAATGGTATGGCATTAGGGGAAGCAATTATATTTTTTAACCGAGCCTTGGCAGAAGACTTTGATTATCGTTGCAAACAAGCGGGACAATTAGCATCAAAAATGCGGTTTATTTCTGCGCCGTGGTTAGGTTTGTTAGAAACTGGCGCGTGGTTAAAAAATGCTCGATACGCGAATCAATGTGCGGCTTATTTAGAGAATGAATTGTTAAAGATAGAAGGTGTGGAAATTATGTTTCCCCGTGAAGCTAATGCAGTTTTTGTTAAACTGCCAGAGCAAGTTATTAATGACTTAAAAGCAAAAAATTGGCTATTTTATACTTTCATAGGGGTGGGTGGCGTACGCTTTATGTGTTCTTGGAATACTACCAAAGGCAGAATTGATGAATTGATTGGAGATATTAAAACAGGATTGGGCTAAATTGTGGCGACTAGTAGCAGTTAATTTATAAATAAAAATAAGTAATACAAATACATAAGATTTTTTGACTACTGTGTATTGATTATTCTCTATTTATCTCATGACTGAATAACTAATAACTATTGACTGGCTATCCTATGTCAAAATGAAGGTAATTTATTACCTAAAGGTAAGCGATCGCTCGACAAGCTAGACAAAGGATAACCTGAGCAATGGCAGATCCAACCAATCAAAATCAACCGGGAGACG contains:
- a CDS encoding low specificity L-threonine aldolase, which gives rise to MNSNLEQFASDNYAGICPEAMDYMIKANQGSAPAYGNDEWTQKAADYFRELFEIDCEVFFTFNGTAANSLSLAALCQSYHSVICHETAHIETDECGAPEFASNGSKLLLAKGENGKLTPQEIESVITKRADIHYPKPKVISITQATELGTLYSIEELLAIKEVAHKYQLKIHMDGARFANSVAAMNKSPAEMSWKSGVDVLCFCGTKNGMALGEAIIFFNRALAEDFDYRCKQAGQLASKMRFISAPWLGLLETGAWLKNARYANQCAAYLENELLKIEGVEIMFPREANAVFVKLPEQVINDLKAKNWLFYTFIGVGGVRFMCSWNTTKGRIDELIGDIKTGLG
- a CDS encoding DUF11 domain-containing protein yields the protein MKGVLIAGVGAFALIATAPFIDHLPGSVVAQSIKNQPQLQLRLGAEKQVISKDQQGKQKVAWQALQGQAVVQPGDVLRYTLNGENKSDRSIKNLTLNQPIPKGMVYVLKSVDISNTEAKITYSIDGGRSFVENPTVKVILPGGKAEIKPAPATAYTNIRLQLPLVAAKTTVKATYLTQVR
- the thrC gene encoding threonine synthase, with amino-acid sequence MTQATSTPTQTSNATLSALKCKECGAEYELKATHVCEYCFGPLEVKYDYNALRLSVTREKIQAGPNSIWRYRPFLPVTTDNVIDVGTGMTPLVRSHRLARRLGLNKLYIKNDAVNMPTLSFKDRVVSVALSRARELGFTTVSCASTGNLANSTAAIAAHAGLDCCVFIPADLEAGKILGSLIYSPTLMAVKGNYDQVNRLCSEVANTHGWGFVNINLRPYYSEGSKTLGFEVAEQLGWELPDHVVAPLASGSLFTKIYKGFQEFVEVGLVEGKKVRFSGAQAEGCSPIAQAFKEDRDFIKPVKPNTIAKSIAIGNPADGVYAVDIAKKTGGNIESVNDAEIIEGIKLLAETEGIFTETAGGTTVAVLKKLVEAGKIDPDETTVVYITGNGLKTQEAVQGYVGEPLTIDAKLDSFERALERSRTLDRLEWQQVLV
- a CDS encoding MoaD/ThiS family protein, with product MAVKVLVPTALQNFTNNQAALESSGSSIAELLDSLEKSFPGIKARLCDDNGQPRRFLNLYVNSEDIRFLDGTATPLKDGDEVSIVPAVAGG